A genomic segment from Janthinobacterium sp. 64 encodes:
- a CDS encoding tetratricopeptide repeat protein, giving the protein MPKKLLCLLPFLLPLPVLAQTSPTLLDLQLLAIKARADVTTHSQESIAEFAETRRLAETGDVEAQLDLARMLQLGVGAPQDMAQSMAWIRKSAEGGYAPAQAALGLSYTVGGKVPVDRVQGEYWLRKGVAQGDALAQTILALEFIDGGSSAEEQALAITWLKAAANEQHFVPAYNALGEHLMRAATDAQDRGEAFHWYDRSAREKQPAGMRNLARAHELGLGVKQSDKWALVWYERAGWSGDVPAMRRMIDVYVKGELGQQANAEDAAEWRAKLAEKEKQ; this is encoded by the coding sequence ATGCCCAAGAAATTACTCTGTCTGCTGCCTTTTCTGCTGCCGCTGCCCGTCCTGGCGCAAACTTCGCCCACCTTGCTCGATCTGCAGCTGCTCGCCATCAAGGCACGGGCCGATGTGACTACCCATAGTCAGGAAAGCATCGCCGAATTTGCCGAGACCCGGCGGCTGGCGGAAACGGGCGACGTGGAGGCACAGCTGGACCTGGCGCGCATGCTGCAGCTGGGCGTGGGCGCGCCGCAAGATATGGCGCAGTCGATGGCCTGGATACGCAAGTCGGCCGAGGGCGGCTATGCGCCGGCGCAAGCGGCTTTGGGCCTGTCCTATACTGTCGGTGGCAAGGTGCCCGTCGACCGTGTGCAGGGTGAATACTGGCTGCGCAAGGGCGTGGCACAGGGCGATGCGCTTGCGCAGACCATCCTGGCGCTGGAATTCATCGATGGCGGCAGCAGTGCCGAAGAGCAGGCGCTGGCCATCACCTGGCTGAAGGCGGCGGCGAACGAGCAGCACTTTGTGCCCGCCTATAATGCGCTGGGCGAGCACCTGATGCGCGCCGCCACCGATGCACAGGATCGCGGCGAGGCCTTCCATTGGTATGACCGATCGGCGCGTGAAAAGCAGCCGGCCGGCATGCGCAACCTGGCCCGCGCGCACGAGCTGGGCCTGGGAGTAAAACAGTCGGACAAGTGGGCCCTGGTCTGGTACGAGCGGGCGGGATGGAGCGGCGACGTGCCCGCCATGCGGCGCATGATTGACGTCTACGTCAAGGGCGAACTGGGACAACAGGCGAATGCCGAAGACGCTGCCGAATGGCGCGCAAAACTGGCCGAGAAGGAAAAGCAATGA
- a CDS encoding tetratricopeptide repeat protein, which yields MKTMLFVLSLALAQSVLAQPAEAQPRQHPALAEFDMSGLDAMRARVQAVINRPADLSPDKVAAFGKARIAAEGGDVAAQLDLAQMLHDGEGTPRDVDAGLAWMQKSAEGGYGPAQAFLGVAYTLGQGMAIDRKLGEYWSRKGAAQGVELANFTVAMHFENIHSSAAEQAHALHWLKHYAENGFIPAYNEIGYRLMMTAKDDAQRKEAFTWYMRAAKALDPSGLNNVAYSYEVGQGVPQSDEAALGWYEMAAIAKSPPGQTGFARLLEQGRGGPTRQGPAPEPFSLYLLAAKQGDAEAMERLVRVYDKGELQQAADPAQAALWREKLRLAKTP from the coding sequence ATGAAGACCATGCTGTTTGTATTGAGCCTGGCGCTGGCGCAGAGCGTGCTGGCCCAGCCAGCCGAAGCGCAGCCGCGCCAGCATCCGGCGCTGGCCGAATTCGACATGTCCGGTCTCGACGCCATGCGCGCGCGCGTGCAGGCCGTGATCAACCGCCCGGCCGACCTGTCGCCGGACAAGGTCGCCGCCTTCGGGAAAGCGCGTATCGCTGCCGAAGGCGGCGATGTCGCTGCCCAGCTGGACCTGGCGCAGATGCTGCACGACGGCGAGGGCACGCCGCGTGACGTCGACGCCGGCCTGGCGTGGATGCAGAAATCGGCCGAAGGCGGCTATGGCCCGGCGCAGGCATTCCTGGGCGTGGCCTATACCCTGGGCCAGGGCATGGCCATCGACCGCAAACTGGGCGAATACTGGTCGCGCAAGGGCGCCGCGCAAGGCGTCGAGCTGGCCAACTTCACCGTGGCCATGCACTTTGAAAACATCCACAGCAGCGCGGCAGAACAGGCGCATGCGCTGCACTGGCTCAAACACTATGCCGAGAATGGCTTCATCCCTGCCTACAATGAAATCGGCTACCGCCTGATGATGACGGCCAAGGATGACGCGCAGCGCAAGGAAGCGTTCACTTGGTACATGCGCGCGGCCAAGGCGCTCGACCCTTCCGGCTTGAACAATGTCGCGTATTCATATGAGGTGGGGCAGGGCGTGCCGCAGAGCGACGAGGCGGCCCTGGGCTGGTACGAGATGGCGGCCATCGCCAAAAGTCCTCCGGGCCAGACGGGTTTTGCGCGGCTGCTGGAGCAGGGCCGCGGCGGTCCTACCCGGCAAGGGCCGGCTCCTGAACCGTTCTCCTTGTACCTGCTGGCGGCAAAGCAGGGCGACGCGGAAGCCATGGAACGGCTGGTCAGGGTATACGACAAGGGCGAGCTGCAGCAGGCGGCCGACCCCGCGCAGGCCGCACTGTGGCGTGAAAAGCTCAGGCTGGCCAAGACGCCCTGA
- a CDS encoding AGE family epimerase/isomerase encodes MNPDFRSKAMLEAHILHTMHFYHPRAIDPSGGFYHFFLDDGTVYDAATRHLVSSTRFIFNYAMAYRRFGGDDYLAAVRHGVAFLRDAHRDPATGGYAWQLTWQDGVKTVEDGANHCYGLAFVLLAYAHALQAGLPEARAYLDETFELMEQRFWLPEHGLYADVASADWSVLDGYRGQNANMHACEAMLAAFEATGEARYLHRAETLAHNITVRQAGLANGMIWEHYTPDWAIDWNYNLHDKSNIFRPWGYQPGHFTEWAKLLLIMERHSRFMAGPSDWLLPRARALYDTALAKAWDGAHGGIHYGFGPHDEICDGDKYFWVQAESFAAAAVLAARTGDDAYWQSYDKIWDYSWAHFVDHEHGAWYRILTPENQKISNEKSPAGKTDYHTMGACYEVLNAIGGAA; translated from the coding sequence ATGAATCCCGATTTCCGCTCCAAGGCGATGCTCGAAGCGCATATCCTGCACACGATGCACTTTTATCACCCGCGTGCCATTGACCCCAGCGGCGGCTTCTATCACTTCTTCCTCGACGATGGCACCGTGTACGACGCGGCCACGCGGCATCTGGTCAGCAGCACGCGCTTCATCTTCAATTACGCCATGGCCTACCGCCGTTTCGGCGGCGACGATTACCTGGCGGCCGTGCGCCACGGCGTGGCCTTCTTGCGCGACGCGCACCGCGACCCGGCCACGGGCGGCTACGCCTGGCAATTGACATGGCAAGACGGCGTCAAGACGGTGGAAGACGGCGCCAACCACTGCTATGGCCTGGCCTTCGTGCTGCTGGCGTATGCACATGCCTTGCAGGCGGGCTTGCCGGAAGCGCGCGCGTATCTGGACGAAACGTTTGAACTGATGGAGCAGCGCTTCTGGCTGCCCGAACACGGCCTGTACGCGGACGTGGCCAGCGCCGACTGGTCTGTTCTGGATGGCTACCGTGGCCAGAACGCCAACATGCACGCGTGCGAAGCGATGCTGGCCGCGTTCGAAGCGACGGGCGAAGCACGCTACCTGCACCGCGCCGAAACCTTGGCGCACAACATCACGGTGCGCCAGGCGGGCCTGGCGAACGGCATGATATGGGAGCACTACACGCCCGACTGGGCGATCGACTGGAATTACAACCTGCACGACAAGAGCAATATCTTCCGCCCGTGGGGCTACCAGCCCGGCCACTTCACGGAATGGGCCAAGCTGCTGCTGATCATGGAGCGGCACAGCCGGTTTATGGCCGGCCCGTCCGACTGGCTGCTGCCGCGCGCGCGCGCCCTGTACGACACGGCCCTGGCCAAGGCCTGGGATGGCGCGCATGGCGGCATCCATTACGGTTTCGGCCCGCACGATGAAATCTGCGATGGCGACAAATACTTCTGGGTGCAGGCGGAAAGCTTCGCCGCCGCCGCCGTGCTGGCCGCGCGCACGGGCGACGACGCCTACTGGCAAAGCTATGACAAGATCTGGGACTACAGCTGGGCGCACTTCGTCGACCATGAACACGGCGCCTGGTACCGCATTTTGACGCCCGAGAATCAAAAAATCAGCAACGAAAAAAGCCCGGCCGGCAAGACCGATTACCACACCATGGGCGCCTGTTATGAAGTGCTGAACGCGATTGGCGGTGCGGCATGA
- a CDS encoding carbohydrate kinase family protein, producing MSTSFPTFVSAGEALTDMLRTGPDTWSSQVGGSTWNVARVMARLGVPSAFAGAVSRDVFGDALAAATDVAGLDMRFLQRHAKSPLLAIVHELHPPTYYFIGDDSADLHFDAALLPAGWMQGAQWVHFGGISLAREPLAGKLVALAQELKAAGVKISYDPNFRIMMDERYDATLRRMVELADVVKVSDEDLAGLFRHGDIDGAFAMLRGWNRHATYLYTRGAQGAALYRGERTWQAAPPAIDVVDSVGAGDASIGGLLYSLMYRPDADGGQHLRFAVAAGAGACLAAGAAPPSVELVQSLEARTVVSEVNLA from the coding sequence ATGAGCACCTCTTTTCCAACTTTTGTGTCGGCTGGCGAAGCGCTGACGGACATGCTGCGCACGGGCCCTGACACATGGAGCAGCCAGGTGGGCGGCTCGACCTGGAACGTGGCGCGCGTGATGGCGCGCCTGGGCGTGCCCAGCGCGTTTGCCGGCGCCGTCAGCCGCGACGTCTTCGGCGACGCGCTGGCTGCTGCCACCGACGTGGCGGGCCTGGACATGCGCTTCCTGCAGCGCCATGCGAAGTCGCCGCTGCTGGCCATCGTGCATGAACTGCACCCGCCCACGTATTACTTCATCGGCGACGACAGCGCCGACCTGCATTTCGACGCGGCGCTTTTGCCGGCCGGCTGGATGCAGGGCGCGCAATGGGTGCATTTCGGCGGCATCAGCCTGGCGCGCGAACCGCTGGCGGGCAAGCTGGTGGCGCTGGCGCAGGAACTCAAGGCGGCTGGCGTGAAGATCAGCTACGACCCGAATTTCCGCATCATGATGGATGAACGCTATGACGCCACCCTGCGTCGCATGGTGGAACTGGCCGACGTGGTCAAGGTGTCCGATGAAGACCTGGCGGGCCTGTTCCGCCACGGCGACATCGATGGCGCGTTTGCCATGCTGCGCGGCTGGAACCGGCACGCCACGTATTTGTATACGCGCGGCGCGCAGGGCGCAGCGCTGTACCGGGGCGAACGGACATGGCAGGCGGCGCCGCCCGCCATCGATGTGGTCGACTCGGTGGGGGCGGGCGACGCCAGCATCGGTGGCTTGCTGTACAGCCTGATGTACCGGCCCGACGCCGATGGTGGCCAGCACTTGCGCTTTGCCGTCGCGGCCGGGGCGGGCGCCTGCCTGGCCGCTGGCGCGGCGCCACCTTCGGTGGAGCTGGTGCAGTCGCTGGAGGCGCGCACGGTCGTCAGTGAAGTCAACTTGGCCTGA
- a CDS encoding hemerythrin domain-containing protein gives MDAIELLTQDHQTVKDLFEQYEGLSDRSLASKRKLALKICEELSKHAMVEEEIFYPAVRDASRSNEDLVDEAIVEHASAKELIAQIVAMEAGEDLYDAKVKVLSEQIDHHVLEEEGEIFPRARDAELDLQAMGSQIAARKAEIELPDMQA, from the coding sequence ATGGATGCGATCGAGCTGCTGACGCAAGACCATCAAACCGTGAAGGACCTGTTCGAACAATATGAGGGCCTGAGCGACCGTTCGCTGGCCAGCAAGCGCAAGCTGGCCTTGAAAATCTGTGAGGAACTGAGCAAGCATGCGATGGTGGAAGAAGAAATCTTCTATCCCGCCGTGCGCGACGCCAGCCGTTCGAACGAAGACCTGGTCGATGAAGCCATCGTCGAGCACGCATCGGCCAAGGAGCTGATCGCGCAGATCGTCGCCATGGAAGCGGGGGAAGATTTATACGACGCCAAGGTCAAGGTCTTGTCCGAGCAGATCGACCACCACGTGCTGGAAGAGGAGGGCGAGATCTTTCCCCGCGCGCGCGATGCGGAACTCGACCTGCAAGCCATGGGCAGCCAGATCGCGGCGCGCAAGGCGGAAATCGAACTGCCTGACATGCAGGCGTGA
- a CDS encoding diguanylate cyclase domain-containing protein, producing MYKIWKFFNPWSFKFKMTVLVGVLVLCATGSVALTSLSVAQGQMVSVIGNQQYALLTSAAAYIDEDLNAKKALLKVLAEGLPAEVVEHPQRMQAFIEKHSTLREEFFNLVAFDATGKLIASMNDRRVVGKLNFAARDYFIDTVKLREGVISRPFKSQLSGKPIVLVTEPIYDEAGKLLYMIAGGINLQSPTFFGQWEQLKPGKSGYLFMLTDDGTLLHHPDPARILKRVSEEKGGATPSTLAALRGFDGWMQGKTKLGVQAIITYKHLHAADWIIGAVYPESEAFTPITDIYAQVIIASSCVALLASCAGWLAVMLLLRPLGDLGRHVVRIRSGHADIAVFDIARKDEFGKLSRAFYALSLQREAAESNLAALARTDMLTGLHNRRMFDEALAAALTRARRAGTGLALAYLDIDFFKKINDTYGHGIGDLVLIEFAKRLKACVRASDTVARLAGDEFVIIFEQLRDQSELAILGKKIVQEMVVHFDCGGIGLHVSTSVGLAFSARGDTTAGTLLTAADTALYQAKSAGRNGYAVTSIGSPALTEAL from the coding sequence ATGTATAAGATCTGGAAATTTTTCAATCCCTGGAGCTTCAAATTCAAGATGACGGTGCTCGTCGGCGTGCTGGTGCTGTGCGCGACGGGCTCAGTTGCGCTCACGTCGCTGTCTGTTGCGCAAGGGCAGATGGTATCGGTCATCGGCAATCAGCAATATGCCTTGCTGACCAGTGCGGCGGCATATATCGACGAAGACTTGAATGCGAAGAAAGCACTGCTCAAGGTGCTGGCGGAAGGGCTACCGGCGGAGGTGGTTGAACATCCGCAGCGGATGCAGGCATTTATTGAAAAGCATTCAACCCTGCGCGAGGAATTTTTCAATCTCGTCGCCTTTGATGCTACGGGAAAATTAATTGCCAGCATGAATGACCGGCGCGTGGTCGGCAAGCTCAATTTCGCCGCGCGTGACTATTTTATCGATACCGTGAAACTCAGGGAAGGCGTGATATCGCGTCCATTCAAGAGCCAGTTGTCGGGCAAGCCCATTGTGCTGGTAACCGAACCGATCTATGACGAAGCCGGCAAATTGCTGTATATGATCGCTGGCGGTATCAATTTGCAAAGCCCGACATTTTTTGGCCAGTGGGAGCAGCTCAAGCCGGGCAAAAGCGGTTATCTGTTCATGTTGACCGACGACGGCACGCTGCTCCACCATCCGGACCCGGCGCGCATCCTGAAACGGGTGAGTGAGGAGAAGGGTGGGGCTACGCCTTCCACCTTGGCCGCATTGCGTGGATTCGACGGTTGGATGCAGGGTAAAACCAAGCTGGGCGTGCAGGCCATTATCACGTACAAGCATTTGCATGCGGCCGATTGGATCATCGGTGCCGTCTACCCTGAAAGCGAGGCATTCACGCCGATCACCGATATTTATGCCCAAGTCATCATTGCTTCGTCATGTGTCGCCTTGCTGGCCAGTTGTGCCGGCTGGCTGGCGGTGATGCTGCTCTTGCGTCCCTTGGGCGATCTGGGCCGGCATGTGGTGCGCATACGCTCCGGCCATGCCGATATTGCGGTGTTTGATATCGCCCGCAAAGACGAGTTCGGAAAACTGAGCCGTGCCTTCTATGCGCTGTCGCTGCAGAGGGAAGCCGCGGAGAGCAACCTCGCCGCTCTGGCGCGTACGGACATGCTGACCGGCCTGCACAACAGGCGCATGTTTGACGAGGCGCTGGCCGCGGCATTGACGCGCGCCCGGCGCGCTGGTACGGGCCTGGCGCTGGCCTATCTGGATATCGACTTTTTTAAAAAAATAAATGATACCTATGGGCATGGCATCGGCGATCTGGTGTTGATTGAATTTGCCAAACGGCTCAAAGCTTGCGTACGGGCCTCGGACACGGTGGCGCGCCTTGCCGGCGACGAGTTTGTCATTATTTTTGAACAACTGAGGGATCAGTCCGAGCTCGCGATACTGGGCAAGAAAATCGTGCAGGAGATGGTCGTGCACTTCGATTGCGGCGGTATCGGTCTGCATGTCAGCACCAGTGTCGGCCTGGCGTTCAGCGCCCGGGGCGATACGACGGCAGGGACATTGTTGACGGCGGCCGATACGGCGCTCTACCAGGCAAAAAGCGCTGGGCGCAACGGTTATGCCGTCACTTCCATCGGCAGCCCCGCCCTGACCGAGGCGCTGTAG
- a CDS encoding LacI family DNA-binding transcriptional regulator produces the protein MATSNKAAHAASDTSSGATVHDVARVAGVSAMTVSRVINGRASVSAATRDKVQAAIASLHYQPNLAARAARTGTLRIGLLYSNPSAAFLSEFLVGAMDQCRQGGGQLLLERCEDIDSQRAGIDCLVAAGVDGILVPPPLCDSPAVLAQLNQMGIPAIAVATARPSPDVSAVRIDDYEGALAMTRHLLALGHRDIGFIEGDPAHTPALLRRQAFEDGMREAGLPVPPHRVAQGYFTYRSGLDAARQLLAQIPRPSAIFASNDDMAAATLAVAHGMGLQVPAELSVCGFDDTPVATTVWPELTTIHQPIADMARAAVSLVIDEIRQRRAGEPAPATHRLMEFTLVERASSGRYALPAAKGQRKP, from the coding sequence GTGGCCACCTCGAATAAGGCGGCGCACGCCGCCTCCGATACAAGCAGCGGCGCCACCGTGCACGACGTGGCGCGCGTGGCCGGCGTGTCGGCCATGACGGTGTCGCGCGTGATCAACGGGCGCGCCAGCGTCAGCGCGGCCACGCGCGACAAGGTCCAGGCGGCGATCGCCAGCCTGCACTACCAGCCCAACCTGGCAGCCCGTGCCGCCCGCACGGGCACCTTGCGCATCGGCCTGTTGTACAGCAACCCCAGCGCCGCCTTCCTCAGCGAATTTCTCGTCGGCGCCATGGATCAATGCCGCCAGGGCGGCGGCCAGCTGCTACTCGAACGCTGCGAAGACATCGACAGCCAGCGCGCCGGCATCGATTGCCTGGTGGCGGCCGGCGTGGACGGCATCCTGGTGCCGCCGCCCCTGTGCGATTCGCCCGCAGTGCTGGCGCAGCTCAATCAAATGGGCATCCCCGCCATCGCCGTGGCCACGGCGCGCCCCTCGCCCGACGTATCGGCCGTGCGCATCGACGACTATGAAGGCGCGCTGGCCATGACGCGCCATCTGCTTGCGCTGGGCCACCGCGACATCGGCTTCATCGAAGGCGATCCGGCGCACACGCCCGCCCTGCTGCGGCGCCAGGCTTTCGAGGACGGCATGCGCGAAGCGGGCTTGCCAGTGCCGCCGCACAGGGTGGCGCAAGGCTACTTTACGTATCGTTCGGGACTGGACGCGGCGCGCCAGCTGCTGGCGCAAATACCGCGCCCCAGCGCCATCTTCGCCAGCAACGACGACATGGCCGCCGCCACCCTGGCCGTGGCGCACGGCATGGGCTTGCAAGTGCCGGCGGAACTGAGCGTGTGCGGCTTCGACGATACCCCCGTCGCCACCACCGTCTGGCCCGAGCTGACCACCATCCACCAGCCCATCGCCGACATGGCGCGCGCCGCCGTCAGCCTCGTCATCGACGAGATACGCCAGCGCCGCGCAGGAGAACCCGCACCGGCAACGCATCGCCTGATGGAATTTACGCTGGTCGAGCGGGCATCGTCGGGCAGGTATGCGCTGCCGGCGGCCAAGGGCCAACGCAAACCTTGA
- a CDS encoding glucokinase, with product MKIDEKMEVAGSDPAERFSEGPRLLADIGGTNARFVLETRQGHLEAVAVLPCDDYASLLDAITAYMDSSEARAAGSARVRHAAIAIANPIDDDNIRMMNHHWFFSIEAMRAALGLDTLLVVNDFTALAMALPYLRPDQRLQIGGGMARADSVIGLLGSGTGLGVSGMIPAEDRWIALGSEGGHVSFAPCDQREMDVLSFAWRELSHVSAERLASGRGLELIYRALSDRAGRHDVPPLLAADITSRALNDECDVCLEAVDCFCAILGSIAGNVAMTLGALGGIYIGGGIVPRLGPLFEQSQFRARFEQKGRLNDYLAQIPTFLITAELPTFLGIAAILAQKLKRAHTGAPVLESVRQARGRMSPSECKVADWVLKEPNAMLTLPIAEIAQRVGVSQPTVMRFCRSIGVQGLADFKLKLASGLTGGAITVAHCHVEISDSDAELARKVLGNNASAALALRDMLDVKALTAAIELLRGAQRVELLAVGSARVVADDMQHKLLNLGIVSSFFADPQAQEMSAAMLKPGDVALVISRSGALPELLRTVKVAQGCGARVLAITASGSPLAKLADVLLTLNHPEGNLNFVPMIVRLLQLMMLDILSVGLARRDTAQRTSAAELEEGQLHGMRISGKLKFGGHLE from the coding sequence ATGAAAATTGATGAAAAAATGGAAGTAGCAGGCAGCGATCCGGCGGAGCGTTTCAGTGAAGGGCCGCGTTTGCTGGCCGACATCGGCGGCACGAATGCCCGCTTCGTGCTCGAAACGCGCCAGGGCCACCTGGAAGCGGTGGCCGTGCTGCCCTGCGACGACTACGCGTCGCTGCTCGACGCCATCACCGCCTATATGGATAGCAGCGAGGCGCGCGCCGCCGGTTCGGCGCGCGTGCGCCATGCGGCCATCGCCATCGCCAATCCCATCGACGACGACAATATCCGCATGATGAACCATCACTGGTTCTTCTCGATCGAAGCGATGCGCGCCGCGCTGGGCCTCGACACCTTGCTGGTGGTGAACGACTTCACGGCGCTGGCCATGGCCCTGCCCTATCTGCGGCCCGACCAGCGCCTGCAGATCGGCGGCGGCATGGCGCGCGCCGACAGCGTCATCGGCCTGCTCGGTTCGGGCACGGGCCTGGGCGTGTCGGGCATGATTCCCGCCGAAGACCGCTGGATCGCGCTGGGCAGCGAAGGGGGCCACGTCAGCTTCGCCCCCTGCGACCAGCGCGAGATGGACGTGCTGTCCTTCGCCTGGCGCGAACTGTCGCACGTCTCGGCCGAGCGCCTCGCCTCCGGGCGCGGCCTGGAACTGATCTACCGCGCCCTGTCCGACCGCGCCGGCCGGCATGACGTGCCGCCGCTGCTGGCAGCCGACATCACCAGCCGCGCCCTGAACGATGAATGCGACGTGTGCCTCGAAGCGGTGGACTGCTTTTGCGCCATCCTCGGCTCCATCGCCGGCAACGTCGCCATGACGCTCGGTGCGCTGGGCGGCATCTATATAGGCGGCGGCATCGTGCCGCGCCTGGGTCCCCTGTTCGAACAGTCGCAGTTCCGCGCCCGCTTCGAACAGAAGGGCCGCCTGAACGACTACCTGGCGCAGATCCCCACCTTCCTGATCACGGCAGAACTGCCCACTTTTCTGGGCATCGCCGCCATCCTGGCGCAAAAGCTCAAGCGCGCCCATACCGGCGCACCCGTGCTCGAATCGGTGCGCCAGGCGCGCGGGCGCATGAGCCCATCGGAATGCAAGGTGGCAGACTGGGTGCTGAAAGAACCGAACGCCATGCTCACCTTGCCGATCGCCGAAATCGCCCAGCGGGTGGGCGTGAGCCAGCCGACGGTGATGCGCTTTTGCCGCTCGATCGGCGTGCAGGGCCTGGCCGACTTCAAACTGAAGCTGGCGTCCGGCCTGACGGGCGGCGCCATCACGGTGGCGCACTGCCATGTCGAGATCTCGGACTCCGACGCGGAACTGGCGCGCAAGGTGCTGGGCAATAATGCCTCGGCCGCGCTGGCCCTGCGCGACATGCTCGACGTGAAGGCGCTGACGGCCGCCATCGAACTGCTGCGCGGCGCGCAGCGCGTGGAATTGCTGGCCGTGGGCAGCGCCCGCGTGGTGGCCGACGACATGCAGCACAAGCTGCTCAACCTGGGCATCGTCAGCAGCTTCTTTGCCGATCCGCAGGCGCAGGAAATGAGCGCCGCCATGCTGAAACCGGGCGACGTGGCGCTGGTGATTTCCCGCTCGGGCGCCCTGCCCGAACTGCTGCGCACCGTCAAGGTGGCGCAGGGTTGCGGCGCGCGCGTGCTGGCCATTACGGCCAGCGGTTCGCCGCTGGCCAAGCTGGCCGACGTGCTGCTGACCCTGAACCACCCCGAGGGCAACCTCAATTTCGTGCCCATGATCGTGCGCCTGCTGCAGCTGATGATGCTCGATATCCTGTCGGTGGGACTGGCGCGGCGCGACACGGCGCAGCGCACCAGCGCCGCCGAACTGGAAGAGGGGCAATTGCACGGCATGCGCATCAGCGGCAAGCTGAAATTCGGTGGCCACCTCGAATAA
- a CDS encoding maltoporin encodes MLHRTMLKAVLKTLPAAIVLAIASGSAAADPMYPSDAEGFHGYLRAGAGSNTSGGGGSQGCFGLGGNTMKYRLGNECDAYTEFGYTKSVAKSGGVNYLATIWVNAYAPNSDFGDNKLGIVKAYVEAQGLDFLNGGTAWIGKRFYYRPDIHMLDLQYINMNGTGAGLDRIPAGPGKFSYAFFKDNDIKIALPNGGVNTKSAVRQNFIFGEIPVNENGTLDLAATYIIGEGKDDVATGKRNNGWQLSAFHRQGKVFGGGNTFGVQYGVGPGTGNGAQFGASGDTNFGSDVKRTRIFNDMAIQPMANFGMEFVALWQKDESNAKGSSTWTSVGVRPVYAFTDNFKLVGELGTDRVTQAGGQPAKRLTKLTIAPTISAGPGLWSRPELRAFVTYGKWNDAATASVNTSNNGGPIYNNNTSGTSYGFQVETWF; translated from the coding sequence ATGCTGCATCGCACCATGTTGAAGGCCGTGTTGAAAACGCTGCCAGCTGCCATCGTCTTAGCCATCGCCAGCGGTTCCGCTGCCGCCGATCCAATGTATCCATCCGACGCCGAAGGCTTCCATGGCTACCTGCGCGCCGGCGCCGGCAGCAATACCTCGGGCGGCGGCGGTTCGCAAGGCTGCTTCGGCCTGGGTGGCAATACCATGAAATACCGTCTGGGCAATGAGTGCGACGCCTACACGGAATTCGGCTACACCAAGTCCGTCGCCAAGTCCGGCGGCGTGAACTACCTGGCCACCATCTGGGTCAACGCCTACGCGCCAAACTCCGATTTCGGCGACAACAAACTGGGCATCGTCAAGGCCTACGTCGAAGCGCAGGGACTCGATTTCCTGAACGGCGGCACGGCCTGGATCGGTAAACGCTTCTACTACCGTCCTGACATCCACATGCTGGATCTGCAATACATCAACATGAACGGCACGGGCGCCGGCCTGGACCGCATTCCTGCAGGACCGGGTAAATTCTCGTATGCCTTCTTCAAGGACAACGACATCAAGATCGCGTTGCCGAACGGCGGCGTCAACACCAAATCGGCGGTGCGCCAGAACTTCATCTTTGGCGAGATTCCCGTCAATGAAAACGGCACCCTGGACCTGGCCGCGACCTACATCATCGGCGAAGGCAAGGATGATGTCGCCACTGGCAAGCGCAATAACGGCTGGCAACTGTCGGCCTTCCACCGTCAAGGTAAAGTGTTCGGCGGCGGCAACACCTTTGGCGTGCAGTACGGCGTCGGTCCTGGCACCGGCAATGGCGCGCAGTTCGGCGCTTCGGGCGACACCAATTTCGGTTCCGACGTGAAACGCACGCGCATCTTCAATGATATGGCGATCCAGCCGATGGCCAATTTCGGCATGGAATTCGTCGCCCTGTGGCAAAAAGACGAGTCGAACGCCAAAGGTTCATCGACCTGGACTTCGGTCGGCGTGCGTCCTGTGTATGCCTTCACCGACAACTTCAAGCTGGTGGGCGAACTGGGCACGGACAGAGTGACGCAAGCGGGTGGCCAGCCGGCCAAGCGCCTGACCAAGCTGACCATCGCGCCGACGATCTCGGCCGGTCCTGGCTTGTGGTCGCGTCCTGAACTGCGCGCTTTTGTTACCTACGGCAAATGGAACGATGCGGCTACCGCATCGGTCAATACGTCGAACAACGGCGGCCCGATCTACAACAACAATACCAGCGGCACTTCCTACGGTTTCCAGGTAGAAACCTGGTTCTAA